The DNA segment ATTATCAAGAAATCTTTTGGAATTAGGCATTTCTTTAAGAAGATTTAAAACTGGAACTCCATGTAGGGTTAATAGAAAATCATTGGATTTTTCAAAAATGATAGAGCAGCCGGGAGATAAAAAAATAGTTCCTTTTTCTTTTATGAATGATTATATAGAAAAGGAGCAGGTGTCTTGTTATTTAACTTATACCAACGGGAATACTCATGGCGTTATTACAGATAATATAAATAGATCACCTCTATATAATGGAAGTATTGAGGGGGTTGGACCTAGATATTGTCCTTCCATAGAAGATAAGGTAATGAGATTTAGAGATAAGGAACAGCACCAGGTATTTATAGAACCAGAAGGTGAGTTTACAGAAGAGATGTATGTAGGGGGTATGTCTAGCTCTCTTCCAGAGGATGTACAAGTTAAGATGGTTAAGACTGTTCCTGGACTTGAAAATGCCCAAATTACAAGAATTGGGTATGCCATAGAATATGATTGTATAGATCCAACTCAGCTTAAACTCTCTTTAGAATTTAAAAATATTGATGGATTCTTTTCAGCAGGTCAGGTAAATGGAAGTTCAGGATATGAAGAAGCAGCTTCTCAAGGATTGATTGCAGGAATAAATGCTGTTCTTAAAATCAATGGAAAAGACCCTTTTATATTAAATCGTTCAGATGCTTATATAGGGGTTTTGATAGATGATTTAGTCACTAAAGGTACTAATGAGCCATATAGAATGATGACATCCAGATCTGAATATAGACTTATTTTAAGACAGGATAATGCAGATTTAAGATTAACAGAAGCAGGATATAAGGTTGGTCTTGTAAAGGAAGATAGATATAAAAAATATTTAGAAAGAAAAGAAGCTATAGAAAAAGAAATAGATAGAATTAAGGCATTAAAAATAACTAATAAACGAGAAGTTAATGAATTTTTAAAGGAATTAAATTCTGTAGAATTAAAGAAGCCTATTAGTTTGTACGAATTAATAAAGAGACCGGAGCTTAATTACTATACAGTAGAGCCTTTAGATGTGAAAAGACCTAAGTTACCTGAAAATGTTAAAGAGCAGGTAAATATAGTTGCCAAATATGAGGGTTATATACAAAAACAAATAGAGCAAGTAAATAGCTTTAAGAAGATGGAAAATAAAATTATACCAGAAAATATAGATTATAATAATGTAAAAGGTCTTAGAATAGAAGCTATACAAAAACTTAATAAAATAAGACCTACTAACTTAGGGCAGGCTTCAAGAATTTCAGGAGTTTCTCCAGCGGATATATCTGTTCTAATGATATATTTGGAGCAATTAAAAAGAATTAATAGAGAAAAACAAATAAAATAAAGTAATGTGCAAAGCGAGGAAGTTAAATGGAGTATTACGATATTTTAAATAGTGCAGCCTTAAAAGAAGGTTTGGAATTTAGCCAAGAAAAATATAATAAGTTCATTCTCTATAAGGATATGATAAAGGAGTGGAATGAAAAAATAAATTTAACTGCTATAACAGAAGATGAAGAAATAATAAAAAAGCATTTTATTGACTCCTTTAAAATATTTAAATTTGAAAAACTTAAAGAGTGCAAAAAAATAATAGATGTAGGTACGGGAGCTGGATTTCCAGGAATACCTATGAAGATTGTTAAAGATGATTTAGAAATAACTTTGTTAGATTCATTGAAAAAAAGAATAACATTTTTAGATGAAGTAGTGAATAATTTGA comes from the Haloimpatiens massiliensis genome and includes:
- the mnmG gene encoding tRNA uridine-5-carboxymethylaminomethyl(34) synthesis enzyme MnmG, with protein sequence MSYHAGEFDVVVIGAGHAGCEAALASARLGCKTLVCAINLDSIALMPCNPNIGGTAKGHLVKEIDALGGEMGVNIDETFIQSRMLNTSKGPAVHSLRAQADKRKYSERMKWILEKEHNIVLKQLEITQIDVKDGKVQGVLTSNGGYFDCKAVILASGTYLKSRIIVGEVSRNEGPSGLMPANELSRNLLELGISLRRFKTGTPCRVNRKSLDFSKMIEQPGDKKIVPFSFMNDYIEKEQVSCYLTYTNGNTHGVITDNINRSPLYNGSIEGVGPRYCPSIEDKVMRFRDKEQHQVFIEPEGEFTEEMYVGGMSSSLPEDVQVKMVKTVPGLENAQITRIGYAIEYDCIDPTQLKLSLEFKNIDGFFSAGQVNGSSGYEEAASQGLIAGINAVLKINGKDPFILNRSDAYIGVLIDDLVTKGTNEPYRMMTSRSEYRLILRQDNADLRLTEAGYKVGLVKEDRYKKYLERKEAIEKEIDRIKALKITNKREVNEFLKELNSVELKKPISLYELIKRPELNYYTVEPLDVKRPKLPENVKEQVNIVAKYEGYIQKQIEQVNSFKKMENKIIPENIDYNNVKGLRIEAIQKLNKIRPTNLGQASRISGVSPADISVLMIYLEQLKRINREKQIK